In Anaerolineae bacterium, one genomic interval encodes:
- a CDS encoding ISAs1 family transposase — protein MRLWGVGHWQEIWQALGFRSGRRPPAHSTVWYALRGLEEGALEGVLGQWAQKQYGEAEHISVDGKTLRGSRRGRERALALVVALAQELRVVVAQRGVKEGDELQAALGVLRSLDLEGKVVTVDAGLMQRGVVEAVVEGGGQYLGPLKGNHPELKALVDDYIRPEVFPPGPGAKG, from the coding sequence ATGCGACTGTGGGGGGTGGGGCACTGGCAGGAGATATGGCAGGCTTTGGGTTTTCGCAGTGGGCGGCGGCCTCCAGCCCACTCGACGGTATGGTATGCCCTGCGGGGTTTGGAGGAGGGGGCTCTGGAGGGGGTGTTGGGGCAGTGGGCCCAGAAGCAGTATGGGGAAGCGGAGCACATAAGCGTGGACGGCAAGACCCTGCGGGGCAGCCGGCGGGGCCGGGAGCGGGCCCTGGCGCTGGTGGTGGCGCTGGCCCAGGAGCTGCGGGTAGTGGTGGCCCAGCGGGGGGTGAAGGAGGGGGACGAACTGCAGGCGGCCCTGGGGGTGCTAAGGAGCCTGGACCTGGAGGGCAAGGTGGTGACGGTGGATGCCGGGCTTATGCAGCGAGGGGTAGTGGAGGCGGTAGTGGAGGGGGGAGGGCAGTATCTGGGCCCTCTCAAAGGCAACCACCCCGAGCTCAAGGCTCTGGTGGATGACTACATCCGACCCGAGGTTTTCCCCCCTGGGCCAGGAGCGAAGGGCTGA
- a CDS encoding transposase, whose translation MLRWDKQRGRLERRELWVVEAGELGAYLEREWNWRGLRQAGLIRRTRVDMATGQTKVETTTWVTSLSPQQADPETIAKLLRDHWQIENALHRVRDVTQGEDLHLPE comes from the coding sequence GTGTTGCGCTGGGATAAGCAGCGGGGGCGGCTGGAGCGTCGAGAGCTGTGGGTGGTGGAGGCGGGGGAGTTGGGGGCCTACCTGGAGCGGGAGTGGAACTGGCGGGGGCTGAGGCAGGCAGGTCTCATCAGGCGCACCAGGGTGGATATGGCCACGGGGCAGACGAAGGTAGAGACCACCACCTGGGTCACCAGCCTGAGCCCCCAGCAGGCCGACCCCGAGACCATCGCCAAGCTGCTGCGGGACCACTGGCAAATCGAGAATGCCCTGCATCGGGTGCGTGACGTGACCCAAGGCGAGGACCTCCACCTGCCCGAGTGA
- a CDS encoding GNAT family N-acetyltransferase, translating to MTPDANSLTLRPLSKDELHLIAHVDRSEEIFLGYRLADGRLVSEKVERKKERWDEAQVERFRLRALDQLERGGQAVGAFDGDRLVGFAVLGPTFRGPRQDYLHLDLLYVTRSHRRMGVASRLMQEIERLARERGARRLYISATPSESAIAFYFSRGAHLAPEPDPELHAMEPLDIPLMLEL from the coding sequence ATGACCCCTGACGCCAATAGCCTGACCCTACGACCCCTCTCCAAAGACGAATTGCACCTGATCGCCCACGTTGACCGCTCCGAAGAGATCTTCCTAGGCTATCGCCTCGCGGACGGGCGGCTGGTGTCCGAGAAGGTGGAACGCAAGAAGGAGCGCTGGGACGAAGCCCAGGTGGAGCGCTTCCGCCTGCGGGCGCTAGACCAGCTCGAGCGCGGGGGACAGGCGGTAGGAGCCTTCGACGGCGACCGCCTAGTGGGCTTCGCCGTCCTGGGCCCAACGTTCCGCGGCCCCCGGCAGGACTACCTCCACCTCGACCTGCTGTACGTCACCCGCAGCCACCGGCGGATGGGCGTGGCCTCCCGCCTCATGCAGGAGATCGAACGCCTGGCCCGGGAGAGGGGTGCGCGCCGGCTCTACATCTCCGCCACACCCTCGGAATCCGCCATCGCCTTCTACTTCAGTCGCGGTGCCCACCTGGCTCCCGAGCCTGATCCCGAGCTTCACGCCATGGAGCCCCTGGACATCCCCCTGATGCTGGAGCTCTGA
- a CDS encoding carbon-nitrogen hydrolase family protein, whose translation MARLAALQPRPPEELMARWAGSESRDLEELRRRLDPTDDGYDDDTFRAWMAYWQRYLLGLVAEAGARGVELLLLPENTLPTGTLKRVGMEERLREVCRWSAEAYLSQLAGIARQSGMVVGSCLNYVDGQHLVNAGILTDERSEIAGIYHKTHLPGYEDERTNSSEAAILRAGSEYPVFETKVGKIGFQICYDIVFPEPSRILALQGADVILHPSAGYNFPDEEEVVGEARLRVRAAENSVALVYANFAVRSRSYQCGGRSCVIDRRGAMVACAGRQEGLAVADVDLEAPRIPGWLRPGYEHREHIWRKRRPDTYGLLTELRPPVLSELHEAKQEPLYHYRQDVGLP comes from the coding sequence GTGGCAAGATTGGCCGCCCTGCAGCCAAGGCCGCCGGAGGAACTCATGGCGCGGTGGGCGGGGAGCGAATCCCGAGACCTGGAGGAGCTCCGGCGGCGTCTCGACCCCACCGATGACGGGTACGACGACGATACCTTCCGGGCGTGGATGGCTTACTGGCAGCGGTACCTGCTTGGTCTGGTAGCGGAGGCCGGGGCCCGGGGCGTAGAGCTCCTCCTCCTGCCGGAGAACACCCTTCCCACCGGAACCCTCAAGCGGGTGGGCATGGAAGAGCGCTTGCGCGAGGTATGTCGTTGGAGCGCGGAGGCGTACCTCTCCCAGCTGGCCGGCATCGCCAGGCAGTCTGGCATGGTGGTCGGCAGCTGCCTCAACTACGTGGATGGCCAGCACCTGGTCAATGCTGGCATCCTGACCGATGAGCGGAGCGAGATCGCCGGGATCTACCACAAGACGCACCTGCCGGGCTACGAGGACGAGCGGACGAACTCCAGCGAGGCGGCTATCCTGCGGGCGGGAAGCGAGTATCCGGTGTTCGAGACCAAGGTGGGGAAGATCGGCTTCCAGATCTGCTACGACATCGTCTTCCCGGAGCCATCGCGGATCCTGGCCCTCCAGGGAGCCGACGTCATCTTGCATCCATCGGCAGGCTACAACTTCCCGGACGAGGAGGAGGTCGTAGGAGAGGCCAGGCTTCGGGTGCGCGCGGCGGAGAACTCGGTGGCTCTGGTCTACGCCAACTTCGCCGTCAGGAGCCGCAGCTACCAGTGCGGTGGCCGCAGTTGCGTCATAGACCGCCGGGGAGCCATGGTCGCCTGCGCCGGGCGGCAGGAGGGGCTGGCGGTGGCCGACGTGGACCTGGAGGCGCCCAGGATACCGGGTTGGCTGAGGCCAGGCTACGAGCATCGCGAGCACATCTGGCGCAAGCGGCGCCCGGACACCTACGGTCTGCTCACCGAGCTACGCCCGCCGGTCCTCAGCGAGCTGCATGAGGCCAAGCAGGAACCCCTGTACCACTACCGCCAGGACGTCGGCTTGCCGTAA
- a CDS encoding sugar ABC transporter substrate-binding protein, with translation MITRLSRRTLLKQAGIAGVGLALAGCAGTPAPAATASTGAGEAATAVPAATKKQVSLMYYTSTTPAIARMEKQEAGFKEKYPDIELTIIQEPSDPDGKLKVMYAAGTEPNVFWAGLAANGFAAQGVFAPLDDLIKGDASFDLTTYYERVVDGFIYDGKLYALPYGFTTSVWFYNKALFDAKGVPYPTDDWKLEDFHSIASALTEGDQYGVGDLWVYIGNFMAGGRAWDNSFTQSAINTPETIWALQWNYDLRVTAGAVPPADVLQEQGAIAMFQNQKAAMITLGRWGLPVAVAIEDFDWDIAAFPTPPQGKRGTWTSFEGFSITSRTQDMDSAWKLVKYLCDEEAQRSFYVKEGSAIPAIRAVAESDDFSSPAPGKNHAAYLKSIDFAVPVGKHPADLRLLVEPWEGWQQVLDGKITVEEFAAQAAEIMNTIIAEVAEL, from the coding sequence ATGATCACTCGGTTGTCGCGTCGAACGCTGCTGAAGCAGGCTGGCATCGCTGGAGTCGGCCTTGCACTGGCTGGTTGTGCCGGAACGCCTGCTCCCGCAGCTACTGCTTCCACGGGCGCGGGGGAAGCTGCCACCGCGGTCCCGGCAGCGACCAAGAAGCAGGTGAGCCTCATGTATTACACCTCGACGACTCCGGCCATCGCTCGGATGGAGAAGCAGGAAGCTGGCTTCAAGGAGAAGTACCCTGATATCGAGTTGACAATCATACAAGAGCCCAGCGACCCCGACGGCAAGCTGAAGGTGATGTACGCTGCAGGTACGGAGCCCAACGTCTTCTGGGCGGGGCTGGCCGCTAACGGCTTTGCCGCCCAGGGGGTGTTTGCTCCCCTTGATGATCTCATCAAGGGCGACGCGTCGTTCGACCTGACCACTTACTACGAGCGCGTGGTCGACGGCTTCATCTACGACGGCAAGCTCTACGCTCTGCCCTACGGCTTCACAACAAGCGTCTGGTTCTACAATAAGGCGCTGTTCGATGCCAAGGGCGTACCTTACCCAACGGACGACTGGAAGCTCGAGGATTTCCACAGCATCGCTTCTGCACTGACAGAGGGCGACCAATATGGTGTGGGAGACCTGTGGGTCTATATCGGCAACTTCATGGCCGGTGGGCGAGCTTGGGATAACAGCTTCACCCAGTCCGCCATCAACACTCCAGAGACAATCTGGGCTTTGCAGTGGAACTACGACCTGCGAGTGACGGCTGGAGCGGTTCCGCCCGCCGACGTGCTTCAGGAGCAGGGCGCCATAGCCATGTTCCAGAACCAGAAGGCCGCCATGATCACGCTGGGCCGTTGGGGTCTGCCCGTGGCTGTTGCCATCGAGGACTTCGACTGGGATATCGCCGCCTTCCCCACTCCGCCGCAGGGGAAACGTGGCACCTGGACCTCCTTCGAGGGCTTCTCCATCACCAGCCGCACCCAGGACATGGACTCCGCTTGGAAGCTGGTGAAATACCTCTGCGATGAGGAAGCGCAGCGGAGTTTTTATGTCAAGGAGGGAAGCGCGATCCCCGCCATCAGGGCTGTCGCTGAGTCCGACGACTTCAGCTCGCCCGCCCCGGGCAAGAATCATGCTGCCTACCTGAAGTCCATAGACTTTGCTGTCCCTGTAGGCAAACATCCTGCCGACTTGCGCTTGCTCGTCGAACCTTGGGAGGGCTGGCAGCAGGTACTGGACGGCAAGATCACGGTGGAGGAGTTTGCGGCGCAGGCGGCGGAGATCATGAACACAATCATCGCGGAAGTGGCCGAGCTCTGA
- a CDS encoding carbohydrate ABC transporter permease, whose protein sequence is MFTTALKPDGEIVSIPPSFIPTTWRWENFRTALAAMKFPILLKNTVTITGISLVGVLASSSLVAYPFARLRFPGKSWLFILVLSTTMLPYAVTMIPVYIVFAKLKWIDTFKPLTIPAFFGGGAFNIFLLRQFYMTIPRELDEAATMDGSGVLGVFWNVILPLARPGLTAVGIFTFIGHWNEFLIPLLYLNSRDKMTLAVGLNLFRDQYATQWNYLMAASLVVMLPCAVIFIVAQRYFVEGIALTGVKG, encoded by the coding sequence ATGTTCACCACTGCCCTGAAGCCTGACGGCGAGATCGTCTCCATCCCGCCCAGCTTCATCCCCACTACCTGGCGTTGGGAGAACTTCCGCACCGCCTTAGCGGCGATGAAGTTCCCCATACTGCTCAAGAACACGGTCACCATCACCGGCATCTCACTTGTGGGCGTGTTGGCGTCGTCGTCGTTGGTGGCCTATCCCTTCGCCCGCCTGCGCTTCCCGGGCAAGTCCTGGCTCTTCATCCTGGTGCTCAGCACCACCATGCTGCCCTACGCCGTCACCATGATCCCAGTGTACATCGTGTTCGCCAAGCTGAAGTGGATAGATACCTTCAAGCCCTTGACCATCCCGGCATTCTTCGGCGGTGGTGCCTTCAACATCTTCCTCCTGCGCCAGTTCTACATGACCATCCCCCGCGAGCTGGATGAGGCCGCCACTATGGACGGCTCCGGGGTGCTGGGCGTGTTCTGGAATGTGATCCTTCCTCTGGCCAGACCGGGTCTCACTGCAGTTGGAATCTTCACCTTCATAGGCCACTGGAACGAGTTCCTGATCCCCCTACTGTACCTCAATTCGCGGGACAAGATGACGCTGGCGGTGGGCCTCAACTTGTTCCGGGACCAGTACGCTACCCAGTGGAACTACCTGATGGCAGCGTCGCTCGTCGTCATGCTGCCCTGCGCTGTGATCTTCATCGTCGCTCAGAGATACTTTGTGGAGGGAATCGCCTTGACCGGTGTCAAAGGCTAG
- a CDS encoding sugar ABC transporter permease codes for MSVRTTWFQGSRRARSEALWSYVLISPWILGFLIWILYPMLASVYYSMTKYSLLKPPTWIGGENFSTLFRDPLFWQSLRVTVLFSVSYVPLALAFALLLASLLNQQIRGLAFFRAAFYLPSVVSGVAISMLWMWGFSNYGFVNGFLRLFGIKLTSWWTNERLALPAMVIYSVWLVGGTMIVFLAGLQAIPRHLYEAAEIDGANSVKKFRYITLPMLSATMFFNLVMGLIAAFQTFTGGFVITKGGPNYATLFYNLYLYENAFTKLKMGYASAQAWVLFAIILVLTLIVFRSSAVWVYYEGEVRK; via the coding sequence ATGAGCGTCAGGACAACCTGGTTTCAGGGCAGCCGCAGGGCCCGCAGTGAGGCCCTCTGGTCCTACGTCCTGATCTCCCCCTGGATTCTCGGCTTCCTGATCTGGATCCTGTATCCCATGCTGGCGTCGGTGTACTACAGCATGACCAAATACAGCCTGCTCAAGCCACCGACATGGATAGGCGGGGAGAACTTCTCCACCCTGTTCCGGGATCCGCTGTTCTGGCAGTCTCTCCGGGTGACGGTGTTGTTCTCAGTATCCTACGTGCCGCTTGCCCTTGCCTTCGCCCTGCTGCTGGCCTCGCTCCTCAACCAGCAGATTCGGGGGCTGGCTTTCTTCCGGGCCGCCTTCTATCTGCCGTCCGTTGTGTCCGGGGTAGCCATCTCGATGCTGTGGATGTGGGGCTTTAGCAACTACGGCTTCGTGAACGGCTTCCTGCGGCTGTTCGGCATCAAGCTGACTTCCTGGTGGACCAACGAGCGGCTGGCCCTCCCCGCCATGGTCATCTACAGCGTCTGGCTGGTGGGGGGGACTATGATCGTCTTTCTGGCCGGACTGCAGGCGATACCGCGGCACTTGTACGAGGCGGCGGAGATTGACGGCGCTAACAGCGTCAAGAAGTTCCGCTACATCACTCTGCCTATGCTCAGCGCCACCATGTTCTTCAACCTGGTCATGGGCCTGATCGCCGCCTTCCAGACCTTCACCGGCGGCTTTGTCATTACCAAGGGCGGTCCGAACTATGCCACACTCTTCTACAATCTGTACTTGTACGAGAACGCCTTCACCAAGCTGAAGATGGGCTACGCCTCGGCACAAGCGTGGGTCCTGTTCGCTATCATTCTGGTGCTGACCCTCATCGTCTTCCGCTCCTCGGCCGTGTGGGTCTACTATGAGGGGGAGGTTCGGAAGTGA
- a CDS encoding response regulator: protein MTDQGPPREFAKQVRNALARLHDTAHLQRHPLLRLLVPSELTDPRVRAQYLREAIVQAIGELRPPARVSPHDPAYRPYGILRHRFMEGMEAEEVQDALAIGRRQYYREQQRAIEAVATLLWARRSDDSATDDDRRQALNDELEQLGLQAQNLDLEALTREAIAAVTPLALARDVAIAPPAERPVHAFADEVITRQVLIDVLSALLQRTAHCYLRVKLAAAEPWATVNLEIPMPPQTLDSLQTHLLTPMRLANRVSGSLDAREEDGILHVRLRLPLSSEEVVAIVDDNPTTLQLFRRYLEPYSYRPVLIQDSATALAQIRTLQPDAVVLDIMMRDVDGWRILQSLRADPATSHIPILVCSVLSDEHLALTIGADAYLRKPVSQSELVRALAQALRAADAGPGTSSGRSPASG from the coding sequence ATGACCGACCAAGGACCGCCGCGCGAGTTCGCCAAACAGGTGCGGAACGCCCTGGCGCGTCTACACGATACCGCCCACCTGCAGCGGCACCCGCTGCTTCGTCTGCTGGTGCCCTCAGAGCTGACCGATCCCAGGGTTCGAGCCCAGTACCTGCGCGAAGCCATCGTGCAGGCGATCGGCGAACTGAGACCGCCGGCTCGCGTCTCCCCCCATGATCCCGCCTATCGGCCGTACGGAATCCTGCGCCACCGCTTCATGGAGGGCATGGAAGCGGAGGAGGTGCAGGACGCCCTGGCCATCGGTAGGCGTCAGTACTACCGGGAGCAGCAACGCGCCATTGAGGCGGTGGCTACGCTCCTCTGGGCCAGGAGATCCGACGATTCCGCTACCGACGATGATCGTCGCCAGGCCCTCAACGACGAACTGGAGCAGTTGGGATTGCAGGCGCAGAACCTCGACCTCGAGGCGCTCACGCGGGAAGCCATCGCCGCGGTGACGCCCCTGGCTCTGGCGCGCGATGTGGCCATCGCTCCTCCTGCCGAACGCCCGGTTCACGCCTTTGCCGACGAAGTCATCACCCGGCAAGTGCTGATTGACGTCCTCAGCGCCCTGCTCCAACGCACCGCTCACTGCTACCTGCGGGTGAAGCTGGCGGCGGCCGAGCCCTGGGCCACGGTGAACCTCGAGATCCCCATGCCACCACAGACGCTGGACTCGCTGCAGACCCACCTCCTCACGCCCATGCGCCTGGCCAACCGCGTGAGCGGCAGCCTAGACGCGCGGGAGGAGGACGGCATCCTTCACGTCCGCTTGCGGCTGCCTCTGAGCAGCGAGGAAGTGGTTGCCATAGTGGACGACAACCCCACCACGCTTCAGCTCTTTCGTCGCTACCTGGAGCCCTATAGCTACCGGCCGGTGCTCATCCAGGACAGCGCCACAGCCCTGGCCCAGATCCGCACTCTTCAGCCTGATGCCGTTGTCCTGGACATAATGATGCGCGACGTGGACGGCTGGCGCATCCTCCAGTCGCTGCGGGCCGATCCGGCCACTTCCCACATTCCCATTCTGGTGTGCTCTGTGCTGAGCGACGAGCACCTGGCCCTGACCATCGGCGCCGACGCCTACCTGCGCAAGCCCGTCAGCCAGAGTGAGCTGGTGCGGGCTCTGGCGCAGGCTCTGCGGGCAGCAGATGCCGGGCCGGGAACGTCTTCAGGGCGGTCTCCAGCCAGCGGGTGA
- a CDS encoding hybrid sensor histidine kinase/response regulator: MVYREFALDRELPVYQVDWSHELGQLRRSTLDTVGCSLTVAGYVWTVAQWMLMHPRFSWSALVLPLGIGTLGLLTLLVRRPASLRTTVFVLGMVTVGAAALLVQRSPYAPFIPVAAVGVASLVASSAAAFVSAALATAVLGLATWLLPGLWPSSIVSAAVALYWAMAAVAWLTSRDLYTVLTWALHGYETSWRTMRQLQSQRGKLNQTMKALAVANSLLKRTAFDLAEAREEAEQARALKSQFAANISHELRTPLHIIVGFSQMMCTSPDSYRGVVWTPELRGDIQEVYDNASHLLRLIDDVLDLSRIEAVRLPVAKERVDLLSLIHDAVETASGLLRGCKVALKLELPESLPPLYADPTRIRQVLINLLNNAARFTDQGSITIRAELKREDVEVVVEDTGVGIPPDQVHSVFAEFHQVDGSLRRRHDGTGLGLAICKHFVTLHGGRIWVESEVGRGSAFHFTLPLPGKQVVPIQAAELPAGWRYPAGRPESSRRLVTLAEPAEFARLLGRYLPDAEVLAVPDVSDAEATARRAQADAVVLADGAQDGTAAKELAAATADLGLPVITCSLPLERDQAVAAGFSHCLTKPFTAEDLSRVVAGAAPRATKVLVVDDDAGVVRLAERCLRALLPGAKVLKAYDGDRAVELLEERPDLVLLDLVLPGRSGLEVLACLRTTPGMGGTPVVAITAHGFAADAAAPTEGVITIRRGRQFAAGEVTRWLETALKTFPARHLLPAEPAPEPAPAHSG, from the coding sequence ATGGTGTACCGGGAGTTCGCTCTGGATCGGGAGTTGCCCGTGTACCAGGTGGACTGGTCGCACGAGCTGGGGCAACTGCGGCGATCCACGCTGGACACGGTGGGGTGTAGCCTCACCGTCGCCGGGTATGTGTGGACCGTCGCCCAGTGGATGCTGATGCACCCGCGGTTCTCGTGGTCGGCCCTCGTCCTGCCCCTGGGCATAGGGACGCTGGGCCTGCTGACGTTGCTAGTGCGGCGCCCTGCTTCCCTGCGCACCACCGTGTTCGTTCTAGGCATGGTGACAGTGGGCGCTGCGGCTCTCCTGGTGCAGCGTTCTCCCTACGCTCCCTTCATCCCGGTTGCCGCGGTGGGCGTCGCCAGCCTCGTGGCCAGTTCCGCTGCCGCCTTCGTGTCGGCTGCCCTGGCAACGGCGGTGCTGGGCCTGGCTACCTGGCTGCTGCCCGGCCTGTGGCCCTCGAGCATCGTCTCGGCAGCGGTGGCCCTCTACTGGGCCATGGCTGCCGTCGCCTGGCTGACCTCGCGCGACCTGTATACCGTCCTCACCTGGGCCCTCCATGGATACGAGACGTCGTGGCGCACCATGCGCCAGCTCCAGTCGCAGCGGGGCAAGCTGAACCAGACCATGAAGGCCCTGGCCGTGGCCAACTCGCTCCTCAAGCGGACCGCTTTCGACCTGGCGGAAGCGCGAGAAGAGGCCGAGCAGGCCCGGGCGCTCAAGAGCCAGTTCGCTGCCAACATCAGCCACGAGTTACGGACTCCCCTGCACATCATCGTCGGGTTCTCTCAGATGATGTGTACCTCGCCCGACTCCTACCGCGGGGTAGTCTGGACTCCGGAGCTACGAGGGGACATCCAGGAGGTGTACGACAACGCCTCCCACCTGCTCCGCCTGATTGACGACGTCCTGGACCTTTCTCGCATCGAGGCGGTCCGCCTGCCAGTGGCCAAGGAGCGCGTAGACCTGCTCTCCCTCATCCACGATGCCGTCGAGACGGCTTCCGGACTCCTGCGCGGCTGCAAAGTGGCGCTGAAGCTCGAGCTACCCGAGAGCCTTCCTCCTCTCTATGCCGATCCGACGCGCATCCGTCAGGTTCTGATCAACTTGCTCAATAACGCCGCCCGTTTCACCGATCAGGGAAGCATCACCATCCGAGCTGAGCTGAAGCGCGAGGACGTCGAGGTGGTGGTGGAGGACACCGGCGTGGGCATTCCTCCCGACCAGGTGCACTCGGTGTTCGCCGAGTTCCATCAGGTAGATGGCTCGCTGCGGCGCAGGCACGATGGCACCGGGCTGGGCCTCGCCATCTGCAAGCATTTCGTCACCCTCCACGGCGGGCGCATATGGGTGGAGAGCGAGGTGGGTCGCGGAAGTGCCTTCCACTTCACTCTGCCCTTGCCTGGCAAGCAGGTGGTCCCGATCCAGGCGGCGGAGCTTCCGGCCGGGTGGCGGTATCCCGCCGGCAGGCCCGAGAGTAGCCGCCGACTGGTGACGCTGGCAGAGCCGGCCGAGTTCGCCCGTCTGCTGGGAAGGTACCTGCCGGATGCGGAGGTTCTGGCCGTACCCGACGTCTCAGATGCAGAGGCGACGGCGCGCCGGGCCCAGGCTGACGCGGTCGTCCTGGCCGATGGCGCCCAGGACGGCACGGCAGCCAAGGAGCTGGCTGCTGCCACGGCCGACCTGGGGCTGCCCGTGATCACCTGCTCCCTGCCCCTGGAGAGGGACCAGGCCGTGGCGGCCGGGTTCAGCCACTGCCTCACCAAGCCGTTCACCGCGGAGGACCTGTCGCGGGTCGTCGCCGGGGCAGCGCCGCGGGCCACTAAGGTGCTCGTGGTGGACGACGACGCCGGGGTGGTGCGCCTGGCGGAACGGTGCCTGAGAGCCCTGCTGCCGGGGGCGAAGGTGCTGAAGGCCTATGACGGGGACCGGGCGGTGGAGCTTCTGGAAGAGAGGCCGGACCTGGTGCTCCTGGATCTGGTCCTCCCAGGGAGGTCCGGCCTAGAGGTGCTCGCCTGCCTGCGAACCACCCCGGGCATGGGAGGGACTCCAGTGGTGGCCATCACCGCCCACGGTTTTGCCGCCGATGCGGCGGCGCCGACAGAGGGCGTGATCACCATTCGACGGGGACGTCAGTTCGCCGCGGGGGAGGTCACCCGCTGGCTGGAGACCGCCCTGAAGACGTTCCCGGCCCGGCATCTGCTGCCCGCAGAGCCTGCGCCAGAGCCCGCACCAGCTCACTCTGGCTGA
- a CDS encoding DegT/DnrJ/EryC1/StrS family aminotransferase translates to MASRLALDGGKPVVPEGMVQSWPPLTQADRDAVLAVFDSGHLHGTSAPRALELQRRWAEYVGTKYCLVTNSGTAALHMAVAGAGIGPGDEVITSAFTYWSTAAAVLHHNAIPIFVDIDPLTYTMDPSLIEERISDHTRAILPVHIHGMPADMEPILAIARKHGLIVIEDACQAHGATYKGRKTGALGDIGCFSCNRSKNLSGGEGGLWTSDNEEYYRRAAMLREFGEVVLPHVDREYNAYGLGWMYRPHEFVNAFILSQLDRLEYNNAKRRELAAYLTEALADIPGLKGPYTPDYAEPCYFSYVVEFRPQEVGLDVTPGEWKRAAQRALAAEGVRVGQWQTMPVPAQDVFKDMVGYGKGCPWSCGHARAGIRYDASEYPKTSEFIEAHAYLSGVHPPNDLDLMKLYVEAFAKVSENAGRVMDLA, encoded by the coding sequence ATGGCGTCGCGACTGGCGCTTGACGGGGGCAAGCCGGTGGTGCCCGAGGGGATGGTCCAGAGCTGGCCCCCCTTGACCCAGGCAGACCGAGACGCGGTGCTGGCGGTATTCGATAGCGGTCACTTGCACGGCACCTCGGCGCCCAGGGCGCTGGAGTTGCAGCGCCGATGGGCGGAGTACGTGGGCACCAAGTACTGCCTGGTCACCAACAGTGGCACGGCGGCTCTGCATATGGCGGTAGCGGGGGCGGGCATCGGCCCGGGCGACGAGGTCATCACCAGCGCCTTCACTTACTGGTCCACGGCGGCGGCCGTCCTGCACCACAACGCCATCCCCATCTTCGTGGACATAGACCCGCTTACCTACACCATGGATCCTTCTCTCATCGAGGAGCGGATCAGCGATCACACCAGGGCCATCCTGCCGGTGCACATCCACGGCATGCCCGCCGACATGGAACCCATCCTAGCGATCGCCCGCAAGCATGGACTGATCGTGATCGAGGATGCCTGCCAGGCCCACGGCGCCACCTACAAGGGAAGGAAGACGGGGGCGCTGGGTGACATTGGCTGCTTCAGCTGCAACCGCTCCAAGAACCTATCCGGGGGCGAGGGCGGGCTGTGGACCTCGGACAACGAGGAGTACTACCGTCGGGCCGCCATGCTGCGCGAGTTCGGCGAGGTGGTTCTACCCCACGTGGACCGGGAGTACAACGCCTACGGCCTGGGCTGGATGTACCGACCCCACGAGTTCGTGAACGCCTTCATCCTCTCCCAGCTCGATCGTCTAGAGTATAACAACGCCAAGCGGCGAGAGTTGGCCGCCTACCTCACCGAGGCGTTGGCCGACATCCCCGGCCTGAAGGGGCCCTACACCCCCGACTACGCCGAGCCCTGCTACTTCAGCTATGTGGTCGAGTTCCGGCCCCAGGAGGTGGGGCTGGACGTCACGCCCGGGGAGTGGAAGCGGGCGGCGCAGAGGGCTCTGGCTGCCGAAGGGGTGCGGGTGGGCCAATGGCAGACCATGCCCGTGCCGGCGCAGGACGTGTTCAAGGACATGGTGGGGTACGGCAAAGGCTGCCCCTGGTCCTGCGGTCACGCCCGGGCCGGCATCCGCTACGATGCCTCGGAGTACCCGAAGACCAGCGAGTTCATCGAAGCCCACGCCTACCTGAGCGGCGTCCACCCGCCCAACGACCTGGATCTGATGAAGCTCTACGTGGAGGCCTTCGCCAAGGTCTCGGAGAACGCCGGCCGGGTGATGGACCTGGCGTAG